A segment of the Desulfobulbaceae bacterium genome:
TGGATACTTTTCAATGATTTCCGGTAATTTATCACCAGGATAACGCTTTATGACAGAACGGCCCTTTGAGACAATGCTCGCCGATCGCACCTCCTTGGTGATTGCCGACATTTCACCAAAATACTCACCAGGCTCAACAATTTCGGCAATCTTCTTACCATCTTTTACAACCATGACGGCGCCCTGAATGAGCTTAAAAAAATCAATATCTTTATTGCCTTGTCGTATAATGGAATCACCATCTTCATAATTTTCAACATCTGGATTAACGAGATAGGCGGGGAGACTTTCCTCGGTAACTACTGTTTTTCGATTTACTTCAGCAAAACAGGTAACCCCCTTAATCATCTGCTGAATACCAGCATTACGCAATGGAACCATCCCCTCCTGAATTGCTATTTTCCGCAGTTGATCTTCCGGCACCTCGGCGTTAATAGCCTTACTGACTTCGTCGGTAACCTCCATGAGTTCAAAGAAACCAACACGGCCTTTATAGCCACCGCCATTACAGGTTCCACACCCCTTTGGCTCATAGAGCTTAAGGTCGTCTGTAATCTGTGACTCCTTAAAAC
Coding sequences within it:
- the tadA gene encoding Flp pilus assembly complex ATPase component TadA; its protein translation is ETAEVAIKAAMTGHLVLSTLHTNDCPATIGRLIDIGIPSYMLASAITMVQSQRLGRRLCPECKGIEEPRDRAELLAFGFKESQITDDLKLYEPKGCGTCNGGGYKGRVGFFELMEVTDEVSKAINAEVPEDQLRKIAIQEGMVPLRNAGIQQMIKGVTCFAEVNRKTVVTEESLPAYLVNPDVENYEDGDSIIRQGNKDIDFFKLIQGAVMVVKDGKKIAEIVEPGEYFGEMSAITKEVRSASIVSKGRSVIKRYPGDKLPEIIEKYPDVSSHLFKALAARLAQANAIMVKLAGDRTRKS